The proteins below come from a single Lineus longissimus chromosome 5, tnLinLong1.2, whole genome shotgun sequence genomic window:
- the LOC135487619 gene encoding uncharacterized protein LOC135487619 isoform X1 yields MRSSRDPVQFVAAPSSSRPELGTAPLQRHEYAVRPPAEAYPGILDRIGRATDLVYGMEEVLFDNGVVGQDRTSLIELEKDLLEIGAYANVSQGVYYALKIESGGRQLVRFFESGSFSDFFHHKHHHFGDGYRIYTADDIKSKADYLATRRDSISVKKRPASQIGQPPIKAPTKNRVGEIYNRKLAAIKRHIEFSLTECMHEGSTYSVHLQRVNHQHQYQCIYLAHSYVHSFGVDMTTQVQLEEELQSFRLDGQPRHRITRIEDMDNMPRPLSLQHELDVLCLISNDHSLPYPTSRNPSILSKSTSRIGYLRYLSYVPSTIITEETTVPLQLPSSPRNRYIYFEMKGQAIMRNSTLKHFFHPVSSQLPVPNEELYFPDIVPLKKTRKITQRIVKITQQTLQHQLAVCAPTTAILNFHPYLNFKLKLVELGAIFWRYHSPEEDCFILNEYGEDGEIVPNSFCSVTVEDDIVRCSCDIYRIIATIANLDHDNDIIPDGLLCMHCRFVKEEIKPHLNLLLEDSAGTDSSSTVSSAIQARINECKKHLNDPVVRLSAPIFGTTKYSVRSHYSCSIINVSSTGIMVFCTNGACQASSKHKRSVKRLMELEEASTLCEHLATMNANQEVWAPQNAPSFEEEEEADVIDEPAGNPPVYEQVPDKPSKPANFNKITGKWDFGGYSVHKPSVEEKDINAIRNTRARTAVHDGSERFHRNTTTGCFEGLDLIPEIPDRRCKCGSAYTDTDHPNGLPPTEHFTCTLYMRQSPIRAKVFFRECLQRCEERVLYSGASDNVFLWSKQVAACDEVGWDFLNRILSSKISFSSFCDDMSRIYQSIHPASAPFMNKSTFVSWFFSWCGRMQIDFRTHIDPWCKFNPKSIAGDGTHIGMPFRNVNISPVEKPDTPHISKPNHKRFDRVFLPYRPGTDDDLVRKARKHLKNTAKIYLSCKDAVIISDVDRALEDENLLSVCPQAPGCKDILTSFLSDVLPADLKQAWAEVLILLNSEVAAVSTVIPHRFIGEILATSPDLDPKFVRTFCPELGHALYISSIHHKSVLFNAFISYLVDFIQEIHRNDHMYSPPTPKDHTYNPESGVAYYFSPHGNILRELPGYAIKSASSNHDDLPCEEERCHKSFGKVSVGGWSYLFLWFCPIHGHCYGFHVIQGAEGRKDPFASIYRYMPEPPKEVFYDFACSLSEYSLNREPDFFIHTRIWHDVFHGITHTCGKNFRSRRLSTFTGYNTEICEQFNSFLQCIKYTGMHLSQSHFCFFIQFLIFMWNRRKTDAFMKKVNIAKAGSD; encoded by the exons ATGCGTTCTTCAAGGGATCCAGTGCAG TTTGTAGCTGCTCCCTCGTCGAGCCGGCCGGAGCTTGGCACAGCGCCGCTCCAGAGGCATGAATATGCTGTCCGTCCGCCAGCTGAAG CCTACCCTGGAATTCTGGACCGGATTGGAAGGGCAACAGACCTTGTGTATGGAATGGAGGAGGTCTTATTCGATAATGGTGTTGTAGGCCAGGATCGCACATCCCTCATCGAGTTGGAGAAGGATTTGCTTGAGATTGGGGCATATGCCAATGTCTCCCAAGGCGTTTATTACGCTCTAAAGATCGAAAGTGGCGGGAGACAGTTGGTTCGTTTTTTTGAGAGTGGTAGCTTTAGCGACTTTTTCCACCACAAACATCATCATTTTG GAGATGGATATCGAATTTACACTGCTGATGATATCAAGTCGAAGGCAGACTATCTGGCCACGAGAAGAGACAGCATCTCGGTGAAGAAGCGCCCTGCAAGTCAGATCGGCCAACCACCAATAAAGGCACCCA CTAAAAATCGTGTTGGCGAAATATACAACCGCAAACTGGCTGCAATCAAGAGACATATAGAG TTTTCTCTAACAGAATGTATGCATGAAGGATCAACCTACTCAGTCCACCTGCAAAGAGTGAACCATCAGCATCAATATCAATGCATTTATTTGGCTCACAG CTATGTCCATTCTTTCGGTGTTGACATGACAACCCAAGTGCAACTAGAAGAAGAGCTACAATCTTTCCGCCTCGATGGCCAGCCACGTCACAGGATCACACGCATTGAGGATATGGATAACATGCCACGACCTCTCTCCCTCCAACATGAACTGGATGTCCTATGTCTTATATCAAATGATCACAGTCTACCATACCCAACATCTCGAAATCCATCCATCCTTAGCAAATCAACATCCAGAATCGGCTACCTCCGCTACTTATCATATGTTCCATCCACTATTATTACTGAAGAAACTACCGTCCCACTACAGCTGCCATCATCCCCACGAAATCgttatatatattttgaaatgaaaggtCAAGCCATCATGAGAAACTCAACTCTTAAACATTTTTTCCACCCTGTATCTAGTCAATTACCTGTACCAAACGAAGAGTTATATTTCCCTGACATTGTCCCACTAAAGAAAACCAGGAAGATTACCCAACGTATTGTAAAAATAACACAACAGACACTTCAACACCAACTTGCTGTTTGTGCGCCTACTactgccattttgaatttccaTCCATATTTGAACTTTAAATTAAAACTCGTAGAACTCGGTGCTATATTTTGGCGATATCATTCTCCCGAAGAGGACTGTTTTATTTTGAATGAGTATGGTGAAGATGGTGAAATTGTTCCTAATTCTTTCTGTTCCGTTACTGTTGAAGATGACATTGTTCGCTGCTCTTGTGATATATATAGAATCATTGCTACAATTGCTAACCTGGATCACGATAATGATATAATCCCTGATGGCCTCCTTTGTATGCATTGTCGTTTTGTTAAAGAGGAGATAAAGCCTCACCTTAATTTATTACTCGAAGACAGTGCTGGCACTGATTCTTCTTCTACTGTCTCTTCTGCTATCCAAGCTCGTataaatgaatgtaaaaaacACCTCAATGATCCTGTCGTCCGCCTCAGTGCCCCCATATTTGGCACAACTAAATACTCTGTAAGATCACACTATTCATGTTCAATTATCAATGTATCCTCAACAGGAATAATGGTTTTTTGTACGAATGGTGCTTGTCAGGCTTCCTCCAAACACAAAAGATCAGTGAAAAGGCTAATGGAGCTGGAGGAAGCCTCGACCTTATGTGAACATCTTGCTACTATGAATGCCAACCAGGAGGTCTGGGCCCCTCAAAACGCCCCAAGttttgaagaggaagaagaagcagATGTGATTGATGAGCCAGCTGGAAATCCACCAGTTTATGAACAAGTA CCTGATAAGCCATCAAAGCCTGCAAATTTCAATAAGAtcactggaaagtgggactttGGAGGCTACAGTGTGCACAAGCCTTCTGTGGAAGAAAAAGATATCAATGCGATAAG GAACACACGAGCACGCACAGCAGTCCATGACGGGAGTGAGAGGTTTCACCGCAACACAACAACAGGTTGTTTCGAAGGTCTAGATTTAATCCCAGAGATACCAGATAGAAGGTGCAAATGTGGG TCCGCATATACAGATACAGATCATCCTAACGGCTTGCCTCCGACCGAGCACTTCACTTGTACCTTATACATGAGACAG AGTCCTATAAGAGCTAAAGTGTTCTTTCGAGAATGCCTTCAGAGATGTGAGGAACGTGTTTTATACAGTGGTGCTAGCGACAACGTATTTCTATGGTCCAAGCAAGTGGCAGCATGTGATGAGGTTGGCTGGGATTTTCTCAATCGTATTTTATCATCCAAAATTTCTTTTTCCTCTTTCTGCGATGACATGTCTCGTATTTATCAATCCATCCACCCTGCATCCGCCCCATTCATGAATAAGTCTacttttgtttcatggtttttttcttggtgtggtCGAATGCAGATTGACTTTCGTACTCATATTGACCCCTGGTGTAAATTTAATCCTAAGTCCATTGCTGGCGATGGCACTCACATTGGTATGCCTTTCCGTAATGTAAATATTTCCCCTGTTGAAAAACCAGACACCCCACATATAAGTAAGCCCAACCATAAACGTTTTGACAGGGTCTTTTTGCCTTACCGTCCAGGCACAGATGATGATTTGGTAAGAAAAGCTCGTAAACATCTCAAAAACACTGCCAAAATTTATTTATCTTGCAAAGATGCTGTTATTATTTCTGATGTCGATAGAGCCTTGGAGGATGAGAATCTCCTGTCAGTTTGTCCCCAGGCTCCAGGTTGTAAGGATATCCTTACCTCATTTCTTTCTGATGTACTACCAGCTGATTTAAAGCAAGCTTGGGCAGAGGTTCTTATTCTATTAAATTCAGAGGTTGCTGCTGTCAGTACTGTCATTCCGCATAGGTTTATTGGGGAAATCTTGGCCACATCCCCAGATTTAGACCCTAAGTTTGTTCGAACATTTTGCCCTGAATTGGGCCATGCTTTGTATATATCTTCAATTCACCACAAGTCTGTTCTATTTAATGCATTTATTTCAtatcttgttgatttcatccaGGAAATCCATCGCAATGATCATATGTATTCACCCCCAACCCCTAAGGATCACACTTATAATCCAGAATCTGGTGTAGCATATTATTTCTCCCCACATGGCAATATATTAAGGGAGCTGCCTGGATATGCAATAAAATCTGCATCTAGCAACCATGATGATTTGCCATGTGAGGAGGAAAGATGTCATAAAAGTTTTGGCAAAGTTTCTGTTGGTGGCTGGTCGTATCTTTTTCTTTGGTTTTGCCCCATCCATGGCCATTGTTACGGTTTCCATGTCATACAGGGTGCAGAGGGGAGGAAAGACCCCTTTGCATCTATTTATAGATATATGCCAGAGCCTCCAAAGGAGGTCTTTTATGATTTTGCATGTTCCCTGAGCGAATACAGCCTAAACAGGGAACcagatttttttattcatacAAGGATATGGCATGATGTGTTTCACGGAATAACCCACACCTGTGGGAAGAATTTTAGATCTCGGCGACTCAGTACTTTCACTGGGTACAATACAGAAATTTGTGAACAGTTCAATAGTTTTCTTCAGTGTATCAAATACACTGGCATGCATCTGTCGCAGTCTCACTTTTGTTTCTTTATCCAGTTTTTAATTTTCATGTGGAACAGGAGGAAAACAGATGCCTTTATGAAGAAGGTCAATATTGCAAAGGCTGGGAGTGACTAA
- the LOC135487619 gene encoding uncharacterized protein LOC135487619 isoform X3, giving the protein MEEVLFDNGVVGQDRTSLIELEKDLLEIGAYANVSQGVYYALKIESGGRQLVRFFESGSFSDFFHHKHHHFGDGYRIYTADDIKSKADYLATRRDSISVKKRPASQIGQPPIKAPTKNRVGEIYNRKLAAIKRHIEFSLTECMHEGSTYSVHLQRVNHQHQYQCIYLAHSYVHSFGVDMTTQVQLEEELQSFRLDGQPRHRITRIEDMDNMPRPLSLQHELDVLCLISNDHSLPYPTSRNPSILSKSTSRIGYLRYLSYVPSTIITEETTVPLQLPSSPRNRYIYFEMKGQAIMRNSTLKHFFHPVSSQLPVPNEELYFPDIVPLKKTRKITQRIVKITQQTLQHQLAVCAPTTAILNFHPYLNFKLKLVELGAIFWRYHSPEEDCFILNEYGEDGEIVPNSFCSVTVEDDIVRCSCDIYRIIATIANLDHDNDIIPDGLLCMHCRFVKEEIKPHLNLLLEDSAGTDSSSTVSSAIQARINECKKHLNDPVVRLSAPIFGTTKYSVRSHYSCSIINVSSTGIMVFCTNGACQASSKHKRSVKRLMELEEASTLCEHLATMNANQEVWAPQNAPSFEEEEEADVIDEPAGNPPVYEQVPDKPSKPANFNKITGKWDFGGYSVHKPSVEEKDINAIRNTRARTAVHDGSERFHRNTTTGCFEGLDLIPEIPDRRCKCGSAYTDTDHPNGLPPTEHFTCTLYMRQSPIRAKVFFRECLQRCEERVLYSGASDNVFLWSKQVAACDEVGWDFLNRILSSKISFSSFCDDMSRIYQSIHPASAPFMNKSTFVSWFFSWCGRMQIDFRTHIDPWCKFNPKSIAGDGTHIGMPFRNVNISPVEKPDTPHISKPNHKRFDRVFLPYRPGTDDDLVRKARKHLKNTAKIYLSCKDAVIISDVDRALEDENLLSVCPQAPGCKDILTSFLSDVLPADLKQAWAEVLILLNSEVAAVSTVIPHRFIGEILATSPDLDPKFVRTFCPELGHALYISSIHHKSVLFNAFISYLVDFIQEIHRNDHMYSPPTPKDHTYNPESGVAYYFSPHGNILRELPGYAIKSASSNHDDLPCEEERCHKSFGKVSVGGWSYLFLWFCPIHGHCYGFHVIQGAEGRKDPFASIYRYMPEPPKEVFYDFACSLSEYSLNREPDFFIHTRIWHDVFHGITHTCGKNFRSRRLSTFTGYNTEICEQFNSFLQCIKYTGMHLSQSHFCFFIQFLIFMWNRRKTDAFMKKVNIAKAGSD; this is encoded by the exons ATGGAGGAGGTCTTATTCGATAATGGTGTTGTAGGCCAGGATCGCACATCCCTCATCGAGTTGGAGAAGGATTTGCTTGAGATTGGGGCATATGCCAATGTCTCCCAAGGCGTTTATTACGCTCTAAAGATCGAAAGTGGCGGGAGACAGTTGGTTCGTTTTTTTGAGAGTGGTAGCTTTAGCGACTTTTTCCACCACAAACATCATCATTTTG GAGATGGATATCGAATTTACACTGCTGATGATATCAAGTCGAAGGCAGACTATCTGGCCACGAGAAGAGACAGCATCTCGGTGAAGAAGCGCCCTGCAAGTCAGATCGGCCAACCACCAATAAAGGCACCCA CTAAAAATCGTGTTGGCGAAATATACAACCGCAAACTGGCTGCAATCAAGAGACATATAGAG TTTTCTCTAACAGAATGTATGCATGAAGGATCAACCTACTCAGTCCACCTGCAAAGAGTGAACCATCAGCATCAATATCAATGCATTTATTTGGCTCACAG CTATGTCCATTCTTTCGGTGTTGACATGACAACCCAAGTGCAACTAGAAGAAGAGCTACAATCTTTCCGCCTCGATGGCCAGCCACGTCACAGGATCACACGCATTGAGGATATGGATAACATGCCACGACCTCTCTCCCTCCAACATGAACTGGATGTCCTATGTCTTATATCAAATGATCACAGTCTACCATACCCAACATCTCGAAATCCATCCATCCTTAGCAAATCAACATCCAGAATCGGCTACCTCCGCTACTTATCATATGTTCCATCCACTATTATTACTGAAGAAACTACCGTCCCACTACAGCTGCCATCATCCCCACGAAATCgttatatatattttgaaatgaaaggtCAAGCCATCATGAGAAACTCAACTCTTAAACATTTTTTCCACCCTGTATCTAGTCAATTACCTGTACCAAACGAAGAGTTATATTTCCCTGACATTGTCCCACTAAAGAAAACCAGGAAGATTACCCAACGTATTGTAAAAATAACACAACAGACACTTCAACACCAACTTGCTGTTTGTGCGCCTACTactgccattttgaatttccaTCCATATTTGAACTTTAAATTAAAACTCGTAGAACTCGGTGCTATATTTTGGCGATATCATTCTCCCGAAGAGGACTGTTTTATTTTGAATGAGTATGGTGAAGATGGTGAAATTGTTCCTAATTCTTTCTGTTCCGTTACTGTTGAAGATGACATTGTTCGCTGCTCTTGTGATATATATAGAATCATTGCTACAATTGCTAACCTGGATCACGATAATGATATAATCCCTGATGGCCTCCTTTGTATGCATTGTCGTTTTGTTAAAGAGGAGATAAAGCCTCACCTTAATTTATTACTCGAAGACAGTGCTGGCACTGATTCTTCTTCTACTGTCTCTTCTGCTATCCAAGCTCGTataaatgaatgtaaaaaacACCTCAATGATCCTGTCGTCCGCCTCAGTGCCCCCATATTTGGCACAACTAAATACTCTGTAAGATCACACTATTCATGTTCAATTATCAATGTATCCTCAACAGGAATAATGGTTTTTTGTACGAATGGTGCTTGTCAGGCTTCCTCCAAACACAAAAGATCAGTGAAAAGGCTAATGGAGCTGGAGGAAGCCTCGACCTTATGTGAACATCTTGCTACTATGAATGCCAACCAGGAGGTCTGGGCCCCTCAAAACGCCCCAAGttttgaagaggaagaagaagcagATGTGATTGATGAGCCAGCTGGAAATCCACCAGTTTATGAACAAGTA CCTGATAAGCCATCAAAGCCTGCAAATTTCAATAAGAtcactggaaagtgggactttGGAGGCTACAGTGTGCACAAGCCTTCTGTGGAAGAAAAAGATATCAATGCGATAAG GAACACACGAGCACGCACAGCAGTCCATGACGGGAGTGAGAGGTTTCACCGCAACACAACAACAGGTTGTTTCGAAGGTCTAGATTTAATCCCAGAGATACCAGATAGAAGGTGCAAATGTGGG TCCGCATATACAGATACAGATCATCCTAACGGCTTGCCTCCGACCGAGCACTTCACTTGTACCTTATACATGAGACAG AGTCCTATAAGAGCTAAAGTGTTCTTTCGAGAATGCCTTCAGAGATGTGAGGAACGTGTTTTATACAGTGGTGCTAGCGACAACGTATTTCTATGGTCCAAGCAAGTGGCAGCATGTGATGAGGTTGGCTGGGATTTTCTCAATCGTATTTTATCATCCAAAATTTCTTTTTCCTCTTTCTGCGATGACATGTCTCGTATTTATCAATCCATCCACCCTGCATCCGCCCCATTCATGAATAAGTCTacttttgtttcatggtttttttcttggtgtggtCGAATGCAGATTGACTTTCGTACTCATATTGACCCCTGGTGTAAATTTAATCCTAAGTCCATTGCTGGCGATGGCACTCACATTGGTATGCCTTTCCGTAATGTAAATATTTCCCCTGTTGAAAAACCAGACACCCCACATATAAGTAAGCCCAACCATAAACGTTTTGACAGGGTCTTTTTGCCTTACCGTCCAGGCACAGATGATGATTTGGTAAGAAAAGCTCGTAAACATCTCAAAAACACTGCCAAAATTTATTTATCTTGCAAAGATGCTGTTATTATTTCTGATGTCGATAGAGCCTTGGAGGATGAGAATCTCCTGTCAGTTTGTCCCCAGGCTCCAGGTTGTAAGGATATCCTTACCTCATTTCTTTCTGATGTACTACCAGCTGATTTAAAGCAAGCTTGGGCAGAGGTTCTTATTCTATTAAATTCAGAGGTTGCTGCTGTCAGTACTGTCATTCCGCATAGGTTTATTGGGGAAATCTTGGCCACATCCCCAGATTTAGACCCTAAGTTTGTTCGAACATTTTGCCCTGAATTGGGCCATGCTTTGTATATATCTTCAATTCACCACAAGTCTGTTCTATTTAATGCATTTATTTCAtatcttgttgatttcatccaGGAAATCCATCGCAATGATCATATGTATTCACCCCCAACCCCTAAGGATCACACTTATAATCCAGAATCTGGTGTAGCATATTATTTCTCCCCACATGGCAATATATTAAGGGAGCTGCCTGGATATGCAATAAAATCTGCATCTAGCAACCATGATGATTTGCCATGTGAGGAGGAAAGATGTCATAAAAGTTTTGGCAAAGTTTCTGTTGGTGGCTGGTCGTATCTTTTTCTTTGGTTTTGCCCCATCCATGGCCATTGTTACGGTTTCCATGTCATACAGGGTGCAGAGGGGAGGAAAGACCCCTTTGCATCTATTTATAGATATATGCCAGAGCCTCCAAAGGAGGTCTTTTATGATTTTGCATGTTCCCTGAGCGAATACAGCCTAAACAGGGAACcagatttttttattcatacAAGGATATGGCATGATGTGTTTCACGGAATAACCCACACCTGTGGGAAGAATTTTAGATCTCGGCGACTCAGTACTTTCACTGGGTACAATACAGAAATTTGTGAACAGTTCAATAGTTTTCTTCAGTGTATCAAATACACTGGCATGCATCTGTCGCAGTCTCACTTTTGTTTCTTTATCCAGTTTTTAATTTTCATGTGGAACAGGAGGAAAACAGATGCCTTTATGAAGAAGGTCAATATTGCAAAGGCTGGGAGTGACTAA
- the LOC135487619 gene encoding uncharacterized protein LOC135487619 isoform X4 produces the protein MTTQVQLEEELQSFRLDGQPRHRITRIEDMDNMPRPLSLQHELDVLCLISNDHSLPYPTSRNPSILSKSTSRIGYLRYLSYVPSTIITEETTVPLQLPSSPRNRYIYFEMKGQAIMRNSTLKHFFHPVSSQLPVPNEELYFPDIVPLKKTRKITQRIVKITQQTLQHQLAVCAPTTAILNFHPYLNFKLKLVELGAIFWRYHSPEEDCFILNEYGEDGEIVPNSFCSVTVEDDIVRCSCDIYRIIATIANLDHDNDIIPDGLLCMHCRFVKEEIKPHLNLLLEDSAGTDSSSTVSSAIQARINECKKHLNDPVVRLSAPIFGTTKYSVRSHYSCSIINVSSTGIMVFCTNGACQASSKHKRSVKRLMELEEASTLCEHLATMNANQEVWAPQNAPSFEEEEEADVIDEPAGNPPVYEQVPDKPSKPANFNKITGKWDFGGYSVHKPSVEEKDINAIRNTRARTAVHDGSERFHRNTTTGCFEGLDLIPEIPDRRCKCGSAYTDTDHPNGLPPTEHFTCTLYMRQSPIRAKVFFRECLQRCEERVLYSGASDNVFLWSKQVAACDEVGWDFLNRILSSKISFSSFCDDMSRIYQSIHPASAPFMNKSTFVSWFFSWCGRMQIDFRTHIDPWCKFNPKSIAGDGTHIGMPFRNVNISPVEKPDTPHISKPNHKRFDRVFLPYRPGTDDDLVRKARKHLKNTAKIYLSCKDAVIISDVDRALEDENLLSVCPQAPGCKDILTSFLSDVLPADLKQAWAEVLILLNSEVAAVSTVIPHRFIGEILATSPDLDPKFVRTFCPELGHALYISSIHHKSVLFNAFISYLVDFIQEIHRNDHMYSPPTPKDHTYNPESGVAYYFSPHGNILRELPGYAIKSASSNHDDLPCEEERCHKSFGKVSVGGWSYLFLWFCPIHGHCYGFHVIQGAEGRKDPFASIYRYMPEPPKEVFYDFACSLSEYSLNREPDFFIHTRIWHDVFHGITHTCGKNFRSRRLSTFTGYNTEICEQFNSFLQCIKYTGMHLSQSHFCFFIQFLIFMWNRRKTDAFMKKVNIAKAGSD, from the exons ATGACAACCCAAGTGCAACTAGAAGAAGAGCTACAATCTTTCCGCCTCGATGGCCAGCCACGTCACAGGATCACACGCATTGAGGATATGGATAACATGCCACGACCTCTCTCCCTCCAACATGAACTGGATGTCCTATGTCTTATATCAAATGATCACAGTCTACCATACCCAACATCTCGAAATCCATCCATCCTTAGCAAATCAACATCCAGAATCGGCTACCTCCGCTACTTATCATATGTTCCATCCACTATTATTACTGAAGAAACTACCGTCCCACTACAGCTGCCATCATCCCCACGAAATCgttatatatattttgaaatgaaaggtCAAGCCATCATGAGAAACTCAACTCTTAAACATTTTTTCCACCCTGTATCTAGTCAATTACCTGTACCAAACGAAGAGTTATATTTCCCTGACATTGTCCCACTAAAGAAAACCAGGAAGATTACCCAACGTATTGTAAAAATAACACAACAGACACTTCAACACCAACTTGCTGTTTGTGCGCCTACTactgccattttgaatttccaTCCATATTTGAACTTTAAATTAAAACTCGTAGAACTCGGTGCTATATTTTGGCGATATCATTCTCCCGAAGAGGACTGTTTTATTTTGAATGAGTATGGTGAAGATGGTGAAATTGTTCCTAATTCTTTCTGTTCCGTTACTGTTGAAGATGACATTGTTCGCTGCTCTTGTGATATATATAGAATCATTGCTACAATTGCTAACCTGGATCACGATAATGATATAATCCCTGATGGCCTCCTTTGTATGCATTGTCGTTTTGTTAAAGAGGAGATAAAGCCTCACCTTAATTTATTACTCGAAGACAGTGCTGGCACTGATTCTTCTTCTACTGTCTCTTCTGCTATCCAAGCTCGTataaatgaatgtaaaaaacACCTCAATGATCCTGTCGTCCGCCTCAGTGCCCCCATATTTGGCACAACTAAATACTCTGTAAGATCACACTATTCATGTTCAATTATCAATGTATCCTCAACAGGAATAATGGTTTTTTGTACGAATGGTGCTTGTCAGGCTTCCTCCAAACACAAAAGATCAGTGAAAAGGCTAATGGAGCTGGAGGAAGCCTCGACCTTATGTGAACATCTTGCTACTATGAATGCCAACCAGGAGGTCTGGGCCCCTCAAAACGCCCCAAGttttgaagaggaagaagaagcagATGTGATTGATGAGCCAGCTGGAAATCCACCAGTTTATGAACAAGTA CCTGATAAGCCATCAAAGCCTGCAAATTTCAATAAGAtcactggaaagtgggactttGGAGGCTACAGTGTGCACAAGCCTTCTGTGGAAGAAAAAGATATCAATGCGATAAG GAACACACGAGCACGCACAGCAGTCCATGACGGGAGTGAGAGGTTTCACCGCAACACAACAACAGGTTGTTTCGAAGGTCTAGATTTAATCCCAGAGATACCAGATAGAAGGTGCAAATGTGGG TCCGCATATACAGATACAGATCATCCTAACGGCTTGCCTCCGACCGAGCACTTCACTTGTACCTTATACATGAGACAG AGTCCTATAAGAGCTAAAGTGTTCTTTCGAGAATGCCTTCAGAGATGTGAGGAACGTGTTTTATACAGTGGTGCTAGCGACAACGTATTTCTATGGTCCAAGCAAGTGGCAGCATGTGATGAGGTTGGCTGGGATTTTCTCAATCGTATTTTATCATCCAAAATTTCTTTTTCCTCTTTCTGCGATGACATGTCTCGTATTTATCAATCCATCCACCCTGCATCCGCCCCATTCATGAATAAGTCTacttttgtttcatggtttttttcttggtgtggtCGAATGCAGATTGACTTTCGTACTCATATTGACCCCTGGTGTAAATTTAATCCTAAGTCCATTGCTGGCGATGGCACTCACATTGGTATGCCTTTCCGTAATGTAAATATTTCCCCTGTTGAAAAACCAGACACCCCACATATAAGTAAGCCCAACCATAAACGTTTTGACAGGGTCTTTTTGCCTTACCGTCCAGGCACAGATGATGATTTGGTAAGAAAAGCTCGTAAACATCTCAAAAACACTGCCAAAATTTATTTATCTTGCAAAGATGCTGTTATTATTTCTGATGTCGATAGAGCCTTGGAGGATGAGAATCTCCTGTCAGTTTGTCCCCAGGCTCCAGGTTGTAAGGATATCCTTACCTCATTTCTTTCTGATGTACTACCAGCTGATTTAAAGCAAGCTTGGGCAGAGGTTCTTATTCTATTAAATTCAGAGGTTGCTGCTGTCAGTACTGTCATTCCGCATAGGTTTATTGGGGAAATCTTGGCCACATCCCCAGATTTAGACCCTAAGTTTGTTCGAACATTTTGCCCTGAATTGGGCCATGCTTTGTATATATCTTCAATTCACCACAAGTCTGTTCTATTTAATGCATTTATTTCAtatcttgttgatttcatccaGGAAATCCATCGCAATGATCATATGTATTCACCCCCAACCCCTAAGGATCACACTTATAATCCAGAATCTGGTGTAGCATATTATTTCTCCCCACATGGCAATATATTAAGGGAGCTGCCTGGATATGCAATAAAATCTGCATCTAGCAACCATGATGATTTGCCATGTGAGGAGGAAAGATGTCATAAAAGTTTTGGCAAAGTTTCTGTTGGTGGCTGGTCGTATCTTTTTCTTTGGTTTTGCCCCATCCATGGCCATTGTTACGGTTTCCATGTCATACAGGGTGCAGAGGGGAGGAAAGACCCCTTTGCATCTATTTATAGATATATGCCAGAGCCTCCAAAGGAGGTCTTTTATGATTTTGCATGTTCCCTGAGCGAATACAGCCTAAACAGGGAACcagatttttttattcatacAAGGATATGGCATGATGTGTTTCACGGAATAACCCACACCTGTGGGAAGAATTTTAGATCTCGGCGACTCAGTACTTTCACTGGGTACAATACAGAAATTTGTGAACAGTTCAATAGTTTTCTTCAGTGTATCAAATACACTGGCATGCATCTGTCGCAGTCTCACTTTTGTTTCTTTATCCAGTTTTTAATTTTCATGTGGAACAGGAGGAAAACAGATGCCTTTATGAAGAAGGTCAATATTGCAAAGGCTGGGAGTGACTAA